The genome window GGCCTCTTTCTGGGCGGCCTCTTCGGCGGCCTGCTGTTCGGCGAGGGCCTCGGCTTCCTTCTGCGCCTGCTCCTCGGCGGCTTTGCGCTCTTCGGCTTCCTTTTGGGCCTGCTCGTATTGATCTTGGAGATCCGCGAGACGGGACTCATAGCGGGCCGCTAGCTCCTCCTGCATCTCTTGGTTCTGGGCCGCGAGGCTCTCGGCCATTTCCTCGCGCATGCGCTCCAGCTCGGCCTGGATTTCTTCCTGCGTGGGGCCGGAGGGGACCTCTTCTTCCTGCGGCGGCGGGATTACCGGCGGGGGCACCTGCGCCGCAGGCTCGGCGGGCTCGGGAGGGGCTGAGGTCTTGGCGCCGAAGACGAAGACGTAGAGTACGGCGGCGACGAGCACCAGGGTGGCGACCGCCGCAAGGCCGAAGTAGAGGCCCTTCTTGGAGCCGGACTCTTCGCCGGCCTCGGGCTCGATGTCGGCGCTGCTCACCATCACCGTGTCCGCTCCCGGCTCGCGGCCGCCGCCGGAGCTGGCGGCTTCCATCTCGGCGGTGGCGGTGGGAGGCTCGATCTTCTGCTCGCTCTGCAGCTCCCGGCTCTCCTTCTCGATCTCGTCCCGGAAGAGGCTGTGCATGAAGAAGGCGAGGTTGAAGGTGGTGGGGTTGTACTGGCCTTCCATCATCACCTGGCTGAGCGCTTTGTGCCAGCTGGCGGCGTCGCCGATGCGCTGTTCTCGGGAGGCCAGACTGCGCTGGAGCAGCTGGCGGATGCCCGGCGGCACGGGCTCGCTTTCGCTGGCGATCTGCGCTTGCTCCAACAGGCTGTTGTGGTCGGCGACCCCCGCCGGCATGGTTTCGCCGGTGAGCAGCTCATAGAGAATCACGCCGAGGGAGTAGACGTCGTCGCTGCGGTGGGGCGGCTGGCCGGCGAGGGCTTCCGGAGCCAGGTAGCGCTCGAAGCTGCGTACGGCGGCGTTGCTGGCGGCCATATCCCGCAGCCCCGGGGCGGCCTCGAAGCCGAGAAGCTTCGCTTCACCTTCGTTGGAGACCATCACCAGATCCGGAACCACGAAGCCGTGGAGGACGCGTTCGCCGCCCAGGCGGGTTTCCAGTGCCGCCGTCAGCCCCAAGGCCATGCGCTCGATGATCAGCAGCGCATGGTCCGGCGGCAGCGGGGAGAGCTGGCGGTTGGCCTGCTCCTGGAGCCGGGCCAGATTCTTGCCGGAGATGTAGTCGTAGGCGACGTAGGGCACACCCTGGAGCTCGCCGAAGTCGATGCCTGCCGCCAGGTTGGGGCTGCGTAGGCCGCCGGCCAGCTCCTTGCGGTCGGCGACCTTCTGCCACAGGGCAGGGCCGTCGAGGCCCTGGCCGTTGAACACTCGGAGCAGGACGACCTGCTCGATGCCTTGGCTGCCGAACCGGCCGGCCCGGAAGGTCTCACCGAGGGCGTCCTCGCTGAGCTTCTTGAGAAGAATGTAGCTGCCGAACTGCTCGCGGGTATTCATGCTGTCTCCTCGGTCACCAGCTCCACCGCGGCCTCGACCGCAGTGGAAAAAAGGGCGCTCCGGCAATGCCGGGTTAGCCGATTCGTCGGGGGCGCTCCTCTTGATATACCACGCATTGCACAGTGTCAACGTGGTGGCGGTGACTCCTTGCCTTTGTTTGAGGGCTTAGATTCTTTCGCTTCCGGCTCGGCTTTGCGGCGCCGTTCTTCGGCCCACTTTTCGCGCCAATACTGCTTTTGCCAGCGTTCGACGTTGCGGTTGTGCTCGGCGAGGGTTTTGGAGAACACGTGGCTGCCGTCGTTGCGGCTGACGAAGTAGAGGTAGGGCACTTCCGGCGGGGCGGCGGCGGCCTCCAGGCTGAGCCTGCCCGGGGAGGCCACGGGACCCGGCGGCAGGCCCTGCACCACGTAGGTGTTGTAGGGGGAGTCCATCTGTAGATCCCGCCGCCGGATGTTGCCGTCCCAGCGCCCCGCCAGGCGTAGGGCGTAAATCACCGTCGGGTCGGCGTAGAGGCCGATGCCCCGGCGCAGGCGGTGGGCGTAGACGCCGGCGATGGTGGGGCGTTCGTCGTCCAGCCGCGCCTCCTTCTCCACGATGCTGGCGAGAGTGACGATGTCGCGCACGGTGGCCGGCTCCTCGCCGGCTTCCGGCGGTGGGATCAGGGGCTCCACCTCGCGCCGGTAGGTGGTGCGGAAGGTGCGCACCAGGGTTTCGACGATGGCCGCTTCGGTGGCGTTGCTGGGGAAGCGGTAGGTGCTGGGGAAGAGGTAGCCCTCGAGGTTGGTGGCCTCTGGGTCGAGATCGGCGATGAGCCGCGGTGAGCTCATGGCGTCGAGGAAGGCCTGTTCCTCCCCGAAGCCTTCCCGCGCCAGCAGGGCCGCCGTCTCCCAAAGGGTCAGTCCTTCGATCACCGTCACGCCGTGGGTGACCACATCGCCGGAGGTCAGCTTGGCGAGCACCTGAGGGGTGTTGAGGGCTTCCTCGAAGCGATACTCGCCGGCGAGGAGCGGTGGATCTTCTAGATAGTGCACCAGGTACAGGCGCGCCAGGTCCGCGTCCACCAAGACGCCCTCCTCCTGCAGACGATGGAGGATGTCGGTGGCGGCAGTGCCGGGCTCGATCTCCACCAGGACCTGGTCGCCGCTCCAGCTGCGGTAGGGCTCGTGGAGAGTCTGCCAGGCCCACCAGGCGCCGGCTCCCAGGGCGGCCACCGCCAGCACCGCCAGCAGCCCGAGCACCAGCAGGATGCGCGGCCAGAGCCGGCGTCTGGAGGATTTGGAGCGGGAGCGTTGGGGGCGTCGACTCATGGGGACTCCTGGGGATCGGTGGGCTCGGTGGCCGCCGCTGGGGGCAGCCCGCCGTCGCCGCGTTGGCGCCGGTCGAGGGCTTCTTGAAGCAAGATTTGGGCCGCCGCTGCGTCCACCCGCTCGGGATGGCGCCGTGGATCTACCCCGGCGGCGCGCAGGCGGCGCTCCGCTTCCCGGGAGGTCAGGGTTTCGTCGATGAGCACTACCGGCAGGCCGCTTTCCGATGCCAGCCGGGCGCCGAAGCGGCGCACCCGGAGGGCTGCTTCTCCGGCCTCGCCGTCGAGCCCTACCGGCTCGCCCAAGACGATCCCTTCGACGCCCTCTTCCCGGGCTAGCCGGGTCAGGGCCCGGGAAGCGCTACGGTCATTTTTGCGCTCGAGGGTGGTCATCGGTACTGCCAGCCGACCCTGGGGATCGGAAATCGCCACACCGATGCGCCGCTCGCCGAAATCGATGCCCAGCAGCTTCATGGGCGGTGGGCTGGCTGTGTTAGCATCTCAGTCCCCGGAGAACCCCCGAGCGCCTCGTCAAGGGGACCGCTGGTACCATCGAAGAAGCCCCGCAGGAGACAGCATGGACGACATTGTCATCTTGAGCGCAGTGCGCACGCCCATCGGTAGCTTTCAGGGAGGTTTGGCGCCGTTGCCGGCCCACGCCCTCGGTGCTGCGGCGTTGGCCCAGGCCATCGAGCGGGCCGGGGTCGATCCGGCGGACGTCGAGCAGGTGAATATGGGGTGCGTCTTGCCGGCGGGCCAGGGCCAAGCCCCGGCGCGGCAGGCGGCGTTGGGAGCAGGCTGCCCCCACAGCACCGGTGCCCTGACCTTGAACAAGGTCTGCGGCTCGGGCATGAAGGCCGTGATGGTCGGCGCCAACGACTTGCGCTGCGGCGATTTCGAAGTGGTGGCCGCCGGCGGCATGGAGAATATGAGCCAGGCGCCGTATCTGGCTGCTGGCGTGCGCGACGGGCTGCGCCTGGGGCACGGCAAGCTGGTGGATTCGATGATTCATGACGGCTTGTGGGATCCCTACAACGATTTGCACATGGGCAGCTGCGCCGAGATGTGCGCGGAGAAGTATAGCTTCAGCCGCGAGGCCCAAGACGAGTTCGCCCAGGAGAGCTATCGCCGCGCTCGGGAGTCGGTGGAGGCGGGTCGTTTCGATGCCGAGGTGATCCCCGTCGAGGTGCCCCAGCGCAAGAAGACGGTGACCGTGGACAAGGACGAGGAGCCCTTCCGGGTCGACCTGGAGCGCATGCCTTCACTGCGCCCGGCGTTCCAGAAGGACGGCACCATCACCGCCGCCAACGCCAGCAAGATCAACGATGGGGCGGCGGCGCTGATCCTCTCCACCGCCACCTACGCTCAAAAGCTCGACCGCAAGCCCCTGGCTCGTATCGTCGCCCACGCCAACGCCGCTCAGGCTCCGGAGTGGTTCACCACCGCCCCGGTGGCGGCGGTGCGCCAGCTGCTGGACCGGACGGGGTTGGAGGCTGGCGACATCGACCTGTGGGAGGTGAATGAGGCCTTCTCCGCCGTCACCATGGCCTTCGTCGAAGAGTTCGGCTTGTCCATGGACGTGGTCAACGTCCACGGCGGCGCGGTGGCCTTGGGTCATCCCATCGGTGCCTCCGGCGCCCGCATCCTGGTCACCCTGCTCCATGCCATGGAGGCCCGCGACGTCCAGCGCGGTGTCGCCGCCATCTGCCTCGGCGGTGGCGAGGCGACGGCCATCCTGGTCGAGCGGAATCGCTGAGGAGCACCCTCCCGTTGAGCCCCCTGCTGCCAAATCCCGTCACCGCCCCCCTTCGCCTTAACCTCTGGTTGTGCGTGCTGGCGCTGTGGGCCCTGGTGGCCCTCGCTCCCGCTCTCCCCGCCTTGGCTCAGGAGGCATCGCCGGAGCCGGAAAGCTCCGAGGTGACCCCCGAAGAGCCCGCCGCTGAAGAGGCCGCCGCCGAGGAGGCTGCGGAGGAAGCCACCGAGGATCTCGAGGCTCCGGGGACCGGTGAGGTGGCGGCGGACGAGGATGCCGCAGGAGAGGATCTCTCCGATGCGGTCTCGGCGCAGCAGGACGACAACCCGGCGGCCAACTTCGGGGCCGGCTCGGCGCCTGCTGACGACGGCGAAGAGCCGGACGATGCAGAAGCCTCCACCGTGCCGCTGGAAAAGCCCGTCGACAAACCCGTTTCGGAGATGACGCCGGAGGAGCGCAAGCTGTTCCGCGAGTGGCGCCGGGCGCGGTTGGCGGAGACCCTGCCGCCGCCCCTGCCGGACCAGCCGCCGGAAGATGCGGTGACCTTCGACCTGAGCTTCCCCGAATCCGAGGGCGGCGGCAGCGCCGAGGGTTGGGCCGGGGCCCTCAACTATCGCCAGGACGAGATGGCGGAGCTTTCCGGTGGCGTGGTGATTCGCTACCAAGAGGTGGAGATCCGCGCCGACCGCATCGACGTCGACCTGGAGCAGAAGATCGTCATGGCCTATGGGGACGTGATCCTCGACCAGGGCCCGCAGCGTCTCTCCGGCACGACTCTGAGCTACGACCTGCAGACCAAGACCGGCTCGGTCACCGACGCCAAGGCCTTCATGAGCCCGGACTTCTATTTCTCCGGCGCCGAGGTGCGCAAGACCGGCGAGCTGACCTACGAGGTGGAGAACGGCGTCTTCACCTCCTGCCGTGGCGACTCGCCGGCGTGGAGCTTCCGCCTCGGCCAGGCGAATATCGAGGTGGATGGCTACGCCCGGGTGAAGAACGCCTCCATGCGCATCAAGAAAGCGCCGGTGCTCTATCTGCCCTATCTGCTGTGGCCGGTGAAGTCGGGGCGGACCTCCGGCTTCCTGGTGCCCAATATCGGCTACTCGGAGCGCCGCGGCGGCTATCTCGGCCTGGCCTATTACCAGGTGTTGGGTCGCAGCTACGACACGACCTTCTTCGCCGACCTCTACTCCGAGGAGTATCTGGGCTTTGGCAACGAGTTCCGCTACCGCCCGTCGGAGGGCACTCGGGGGCGTTTCCAGGGCTATGTGATCCGCGACCCGGTGAGCGAGGACTGGCTGTGGAAGCTGAACCTGGATCACGAGACCACCGATCTGCCCTTCGGCATGCGCGGTGTGGTTTCGGTGCGGGAGTTTTCGGACTTCGATTTCTTCCGCCAGTTCGAGCGCAGCGTCGACAAGAACACCGTGCGCTCGCTGGAGTCCCGGGGCTTCGTCACCGGCAATTGGGGAGCCCACTCGCTGAACATCCTGGTCAACCGCCGGGAGACCTTCCTCACCGGCAACACCGTGACCCTGTCGCGGCTGCCGGAGGTGGAGTATCGGCTGCGGCCGCGCAAGCTCGGCAACACGCCCCTCTTCCTGCAGATGGAGAGCTCCGCTTCGTTCCTGTCGGTGGAGCGCTCGGAAGTGCAGGACGGCACCTACGGCCGTTTCGACCTGGCGCCGCAGCTGACCCTGCCGCTGCGCCTGGTGCCGTGGTTGGGAGTGTCGGTGAGCGCCGGTCATCGCCTGACCTGGTACGGCGACAGCCTCAACGGCCAGCCGGACGCCAGCCCCACCCCGGGTACCGATCCCATGGACCCGCCGCCGGTGGACGGCTTCAGCGGCGACAGTCTGAGCCGCAGTTTCTCCTTCGCGTCGGCGGAGATCGTCGGACCGTCCTTCTCGCGCATCTTCGAGACCGAGGGCGGGGGCTTCAGCAAGTTCAAGCACGTCATCGAGCCGCGCTTCACCTATTCCTATCGCTCCGACATCGACGACCTGGACGAGATTCCGGTCTTCGACGAGATCGACGGCATCCGGGGAGCGAATCTCGGCCGCGTGGCACTGGTCAACCGCCTGCTTGCGAAGCCGCGCACGGAAGACGGCGAGGACGGCCCGGCTCGGGAGCTGCTGTCCTGGGAGCTCTCCCGCTTCTACAGCTTCGACGAGGACGCGCCGCTGCAGAGCGCCAGCGACGGCCGCAGCACCAGCATCGGTCCCTTGAGCAGTCTGCTGCGCTTCAACCCGACGGCG of Acidobacteriota bacterium contains these proteins:
- a CDS encoding protein kinase — translated: MNTREQFGSYILLKKLSEDALGETFRAGRFGSQGIEQVVLLRVFNGQGLDGPALWQKVADRKELAGGLRSPNLAAGIDFGELQGVPYVAYDYISGKNLARLQEQANRQLSPLPPDHALLIIERMALGLTAALETRLGGERVLHGFVVPDLVMVSNEGEAKLLGFEAAPGLRDMAASNAAVRSFERYLAPEALAGQPPHRSDDVYSLGVILYELLTGETMPAGVADHNSLLEQAQIASESEPVPPGIRQLLQRSLASREQRIGDAASWHKALSQVMMEGQYNPTTFNLAFFMHSLFRDEIEKESRELQSEQKIEPPTATAEMEAASSGGGREPGADTVMVSSADIEPEAGEESGSKKGLYFGLAAVATLVLVAAVLYVFVFGAKTSAPPEPAEPAAQVPPPVIPPPQEEEVPSGPTQEEIQAELERMREEMAESLAAQNQEMQEELAARYESRLADLQDQYEQAQKEAEERKAAEEQAQKEAEALAEQQAAEEAAQKEA
- the mltG gene encoding endolytic transglycosylase MltG, encoding MSRRPQRSRSKSSRRRLWPRILLVLGLLAVLAVAALGAGAWWAWQTLHEPYRSWSGDQVLVEIEPGTAATDILHRLQEEGVLVDADLARLYLVHYLEDPPLLAGEYRFEEALNTPQVLAKLTSGDVVTHGVTVIEGLTLWETAALLAREGFGEEQAFLDAMSSPRLIADLDPEATNLEGYLFPSTYRFPSNATEAAIVETLVRTFRTTYRREVEPLIPPPEAGEEPATVRDIVTLASIVEKEARLDDERPTIAGVYAHRLRRGIGLYADPTVIYALRLAGRWDGNIRRRDLQMDSPYNTYVVQGLPPGPVASPGRLSLEAAAAPPEVPYLYFVSRNDGSHVFSKTLAEHNRNVERWQKQYWREKWAEERRRKAEPEAKESKPSNKGKESPPPR
- the ruvX gene encoding Holliday junction resolvase RuvX encodes the protein MKLLGIDFGERRIGVAISDPQGRLAVPMTTLERKNDRSASRALTRLAREEGVEGIVLGEPVGLDGEAGEAALRVRRFGARLASESGLPVVLIDETLTSREAERRLRAAGVDPRRHPERVDAAAAQILLQEALDRRQRGDGGLPPAAATEPTDPQESP
- a CDS encoding thiolase family protein, whose translation is MDDIVILSAVRTPIGSFQGGLAPLPAHALGAAALAQAIERAGVDPADVEQVNMGCVLPAGQGQAPARQAALGAGCPHSTGALTLNKVCGSGMKAVMVGANDLRCGDFEVVAAGGMENMSQAPYLAAGVRDGLRLGHGKLVDSMIHDGLWDPYNDLHMGSCAEMCAEKYSFSREAQDEFAQESYRRARESVEAGRFDAEVIPVEVPQRKKTVTVDKDEEPFRVDLERMPSLRPAFQKDGTITAANASKINDGAAALILSTATYAQKLDRKPLARIVAHANAAQAPEWFTTAPVAAVRQLLDRTGLEAGDIDLWEVNEAFSAVTMAFVEEFGLSMDVVNVHGGAVALGHPIGASGARILVTLLHAMEARDVQRGVAAICLGGGEATAILVERNR
- the lptD gene encoding LPS assembly protein LptD; translation: MSPLLPNPVTAPLRLNLWLCVLALWALVALAPALPALAQEASPEPESSEVTPEEPAAEEAAAEEAAEEATEDLEAPGTGEVAADEDAAGEDLSDAVSAQQDDNPAANFGAGSAPADDGEEPDDAEASTVPLEKPVDKPVSEMTPEERKLFREWRRARLAETLPPPLPDQPPEDAVTFDLSFPESEGGGSAEGWAGALNYRQDEMAELSGGVVIRYQEVEIRADRIDVDLEQKIVMAYGDVILDQGPQRLSGTTLSYDLQTKTGSVTDAKAFMSPDFYFSGAEVRKTGELTYEVENGVFTSCRGDSPAWSFRLGQANIEVDGYARVKNASMRIKKAPVLYLPYLLWPVKSGRTSGFLVPNIGYSERRGGYLGLAYYQVLGRSYDTTFFADLYSEEYLGFGNEFRYRPSEGTRGRFQGYVIRDPVSEDWLWKLNLDHETTDLPFGMRGVVSVREFSDFDFFRQFERSVDKNTVRSLESRGFVTGNWGAHSLNILVNRRETFLTGNTVTLSRLPEVEYRLRPRKLGNTPLFLQMESSASFLSVERSEVQDGTYGRFDLAPQLTLPLRLVPWLGVSVSAGHRLTWYGDSLNGQPDASPTPGTDPMDPPPVDGFSGDSLSRSFSFASAEIVGPSFSRIFETEGGGFSKFKHVIEPRFTYSYRSDIDDLDEIPVFDEIDGIRGANLGRVALVNRLLAKPRTEDGEDGPARELLSWELSRFYSFDEDAPLQSASDGRSTSIGPLSSLLRFNPTAVTSLTARVDYNTLFSQLTSSSVSGAIGFGSNRLGVSWRTNWDAETGQRQSDQMRLTGRLQVWPRRLALQTDVVYDIDNSLLQQQRYILDYRSQCYSLRFEVHDIRRGDERDQDFRFSVNLKNVGTFLDLTN